One window from the genome of Paraclostridium sordellii encodes:
- a CDS encoding calcium-translocating P-type ATPase, PMCA-type has product MRYYSKSTNETLKYLKVNPEIGLSNSDIENRRQKYGYNEFKIKEGKSLLESISDSIMEPMILILLGAAVISAFIGEVHDAFGILGAIILGLSIGAATESKSKKAAQALSKLTENIEVKVLRNGKIHQISKRDLVPGDIVYIESGNMIPADGRLIQSINLKLREDMLTGESADVLKNADEIVDMDVVYGETEIIEQDTIPAKQVNMVFGGTLVAYGRGIMVVTTIGDKTEMGKIAQNIGDEDIQTPLQLKLGKLGARIAIVSGIIAFFLCMYMIMKMNLNGTIKLDTSGIIPFLKSLEPAKEAYMVCIALIVATVPEGLPTMVNITLAITMQKMAKINALVTKKEACETIGCVSIICSDKTGTLTQNKMMVEVAYVDGKYIDNNDYHSNSYFEENCIVNSTADIEKDEKDYKYIGSATECALLLYHRNKDYNKFRKEVNLVSQVPFNSDKKRMSSLINMKNNGVFLSKGAPEVLLEKCAYIQKDTNVVALTPQMKKDILREIRKLQVKSMRTLGFAYKTIDKSAMQVALTYENELAISEDLGFYESGKDLIFGGFVGIVDPLRKGVKESIQIAYDAGVKVKMLTGDNINTAKAIGKEIGLLEDGKKAVDATYIDVLSDEELKEEINEISIVARSKPDTKMRIVQALQSNLEVVAVTGDGINDAPALSKADVGISMGISGTEVSKNASDIILTDDSFSTIVDGIKWGRGIYENFQRFIQFQLTVNIVAFMIAVISQIMGTEMPFTTIQLLWVNIIMDGPPALALGLEPVRDYVLKRKPIKRRASIIAKNMLANIIINAVLIISIVNLQSFFNVLNASPEEQGTVVFSVFAFSALFNALSCREFGLNSVIPNFFKNKLALYVIFITGIVQVLFTQVFRNFFNSVALSNFMWIKIILLSSMVLILNEAVKFILRVMRKQGHMVRNIRRVNK; this is encoded by the coding sequence ATGAGATATTACAGTAAATCTACTAATGAAACCTTAAAATATCTAAAAGTAAATCCTGAAATTGGATTAAGTAATAGTGATATAGAAAACAGAAGACAAAAGTATGGTTATAATGAATTTAAAATCAAAGAAGGTAAATCATTACTAGAATCGATAAGTGATAGTATTATGGAGCCAATGATATTAATTTTATTAGGAGCTGCAGTAATAAGCGCTTTTATTGGAGAAGTTCATGATGCATTTGGAATTCTAGGAGCTATAATTTTAGGACTATCTATAGGCGCAGCAACAGAAAGTAAATCTAAAAAAGCAGCCCAAGCCCTATCAAAATTAACTGAAAATATAGAGGTCAAGGTATTAAGAAATGGGAAAATACATCAAATATCAAAAAGAGATTTAGTACCTGGAGATATTGTTTACATAGAAAGTGGAAATATGATACCTGCAGATGGTAGACTTATCCAGTCCATTAACTTAAAGTTAAGAGAGGACATGCTTACAGGTGAGTCTGCAGATGTCTTAAAAAATGCAGATGAGATAGTAGATATGGATGTAGTATATGGAGAAACCGAAATAATAGAACAAGATACTATACCAGCAAAACAAGTTAATATGGTATTTGGAGGTACCCTTGTAGCTTATGGAAGAGGAATCATGGTAGTAACAACTATAGGGGATAAGACAGAAATGGGTAAAATAGCACAAAATATAGGTGACGAGGATATTCAAACTCCTCTTCAATTAAAGCTTGGAAAATTAGGTGCTAGAATAGCTATTGTTTCTGGAATTATAGCATTTTTTCTATGTATGTATATGATTATGAAAATGAATTTAAATGGGACAATAAAGTTAGATACATCAGGTATAATACCATTTTTAAAATCACTAGAACCTGCAAAAGAAGCATATATGGTTTGTATAGCATTAATTGTAGCAACTGTCCCAGAAGGTTTACCAACTATGGTAAATATTACACTAGCCATAACTATGCAAAAGATGGCAAAGATAAATGCTTTAGTAACTAAAAAAGAAGCCTGTGAGACTATAGGTTGTGTATCTATAATTTGTTCTGATAAAACTGGTACTCTAACTCAAAATAAAATGATGGTTGAAGTTGCATATGTAGATGGAAAATATATTGATAATAATGATTATCATAGCAATAGTTACTTTGAAGAAAACTGTATAGTAAACTCAACTGCTGATATTGAAAAAGATGAAAAAGATTACAAGTACATAGGTAGTGCAACTGAATGTGCATTGCTTTTATATCATAGAAATAAAGATTACAATAAGTTTAGAAAAGAAGTTAATTTAGTATCACAAGTTCCATTTAATTCTGATAAAAAGAGAATGTCATCTTTGATAAATATGAAAAATAATGGCGTTTTTTTAAGTAAAGGAGCACCAGAAGTTTTATTAGAAAAATGTGCATATATCCAAAAAGACACAAATGTAGTAGCTTTAACACCACAGATGAAGAAAGATATACTTCGTGAAATTAGAAAGCTTCAAGTTAAATCTATGAGAACATTAGGTTTTGCTTATAAAACTATAGATAAATCAGCTATGCAAGTTGCTCTAACTTATGAAAATGAACTTGCTATTAGTGAAGATTTAGGATTTTATGAAAGTGGCAAAGATTTAATCTTTGGAGGCTTTGTTGGGATAGTTGATCCTTTAAGAAAAGGAGTAAAAGAATCTATTCAAATAGCCTATGATGCAGGAGTAAAAGTAAAAATGCTTACAGGAGATAATATAAATACAGCAAAGGCTATAGGAAAAGAAATAGGTCTTTTGGAAGATGGTAAAAAAGCAGTAGATGCAACTTACATAGATGTGTTATCAGATGAAGAGTTAAAAGAAGAAATAAATGAGATTTCTATTGTAGCAAGGTCTAAACCTGATACAAAGATGAGAATAGTACAAGCTCTTCAAAGTAATTTAGAAGTAGTAGCAGTTACTGGAGATGGTATAAATGATGCTCCTGCTTTAAGCAAAGCAGATGTTGGAATTTCAATGGGTATATCAGGAACTGAGGTTTCAAAAAACGCATCAGATATAATACTTACAGATGATAGTTTTAGTACTATAGTTGATGGAATAAAATGGGGAAGAGGTATTTATGAAAACTTTCAAAGATTTATACAGTTTCAGCTTACTGTCAATATAGTGGCTTTTATGATAGCTGTAATTTCTCAAATTATGGGTACAGAAATGCCATTTACTACAATACAGCTATTATGGGTAAATATCATTATGGATGGACCTCCAGCTTTGGCTTTAGGATTAGAGCCAGTTAGAGACTATGTTCTTAAGAGAAAACCAATTAAAAGAAGAGCTAGTATTATAGCAAAAAATATGCTAGCAAATATAATTATAAATGCAGTGCTTATAATATCAATAGTAAATCTTCAATCTTTTTTCAATGTGTTAAATGCCTCTCCAGAAGAACAAGGAACTGTAGTATTTTCAGTTTTTGCTTTTAGCGCATTGTTTAATGCTTTAAGTTGTCGTGAGTTTGGACTTAATAGTGTAATACCTAATTTCTTTAAGAATAAATTGGCATTGTATGTAATTTTTATAACTGGGATAGTACAAGTTTTATTTACACAAGTTTTTAGAAACTTTTTTAATTCAGTAGCACTTAGTAATTTTATGTGGATAAAAATAATACTCCTTTCATCAATGGTGCTTATTTTAAATGAAGCAGTTAAGTTTATTCTTAGAGTAATGAGAAAACAAGGACATATGGTTAGAAATATTAGAAGAGTTAATAAATAA
- a CDS encoding permease — protein MKIKLILNRYKVFLISLCLCFIVYFLNRSLYFNIMNKSYLSIIQMLSVLPPIMIILGLIDVWISREKFVKYMGKESGIFGIIISFLMAFFAAGPMYAAFPFTEVLIKKGVKLSNTLIFLNAWCVSKFSTLLFEISSLGFRFTLIRFIIDIIGIILMAYLIEYFINDKK, from the coding sequence ATGAAAATTAAATTAATTTTAAATCGATATAAAGTCTTTTTAATTTCCTTATGTTTATGCTTTATAGTTTATTTTTTAAATAGAAGCTTGTATTTTAATATAATGAATAAAAGTTATTTAAGTATTATTCAAATGTTATCAGTTCTTCCACCAATTATGATAATTCTAGGATTAATAGATGTATGGATTTCTAGAGAAAAGTTTGTAAAATATATGGGAAAAGAGTCAGGGATTTTTGGGATAATTATATCCTTTTTAATGGCTTTTTTTGCTGCAGGTCCTATGTATGCTGCTTTTCCATTTACTGAGGTATTGATAAAAAAAGGTGTTAAACTATCTAATACTTTAATTTTCTTAAATGCATGGTGTGTATCTAAATTCTCTACACTTTTATTTGAAATTAGTTCATTAGGTTTTCGCTTTACATTAATAAGATTCATAATAGATATAATAGGGATTATATTAATGGCCTATTTAATTGAATACTTTATAAATGATAAAAAGTAA
- a CDS encoding permease, which yields MTTILLYTTCLLLLVISYFKNKSKTKAAILKGLKSFENIMPQFLAIVLIISLILSILSPEKISSYIGPNSNIFGVFIASILGSITTMPTFVAFSTGDLLLKCGAGYAQVAAFISTSTMVGILTFKLESKFLGKKCALYRNVFAFLFSFIVAIIIGGIFN from the coding sequence ATGACAACAATATTACTTTATACAACTTGCTTGTTGCTCCTTGTGATTTCATATTTTAAAAATAAGTCTAAAACTAAAGCAGCTATCTTAAAGGGATTAAAATCTTTCGAAAATATAATGCCTCAATTTCTAGCTATAGTTTTAATTATTAGTTTAATATTATCGATATTAAGTCCAGAAAAAATTTCAAGCTATATAGGCCCTAATTCAAATATATTTGGAGTATTTATTGCTTCTATATTGGGGTCAATTACTACTATGCCTACATTTGTAGCATTTTCAACAGGAGATTTATTATTAAAGTGTGGTGCAGGTTATGCTCAAGTAGCAGCTTTTATATCTACATCAACTATGGTAGGGATATTAACATTTAAGCTAGAATCAAAATTTTTAGGCAAAAAGTGTGCACTTTATAGAAATGTATTTGCCTTCCTTTTTTCATTTATAGTTGCAATTATTATAGGAGGTATATTTAATTGA
- the nhaA gene encoding Na+/H+ antiporter NhaA: MANSPFKNLYHYLFDEIILFDHFNLHMIINDFFMAIFFLVVGCEIKREILYGHLSDLKKAAFPILAACGGVIFPAIIFFTFNLSTPYSSGVGIPISTDIAFAVGVFMIFKNKLNTSLKVFLLSLAVVDDLLSILMIAILYSSNFNYYALGAALLIVSFIALLNKLNKNNYLLSYLVGGFFLWGALYLSGIHATISGVILAMIIPMKSNSHNKTIMASDKVEHYFTPICNLIILPLFAFSNTGIDLNISFDIANASNLISGIVLGLVIGKPLGIMIFTYLATKLNIAEKPKGTRWSSIFLVSLIAGIGFTMSIFVTEIAFEGNLQVINLAKASILLASIISCTLAYVCIEIMPSLTGFYSKLASKNFILNK; the protein is encoded by the coding sequence ATTGCAAATAGTCCTTTTAAAAATTTATATCATTATCTATTTGATGAAATTATTTTATTTGATCATTTTAATTTACATATGATTATAAATGATTTTTTTATGGCTATTTTCTTCTTAGTTGTTGGATGTGAAATAAAAAGAGAAATATTGTATGGTCATCTTTCAGATTTAAAAAAAGCAGCTTTTCCAATTTTAGCAGCATGTGGAGGTGTCATTTTTCCAGCTATAATATTTTTCACATTTAATTTATCAACACCTTATTCATCAGGTGTAGGTATTCCAATATCTACAGATATAGCATTTGCAGTAGGCGTTTTTATGATTTTTAAAAATAAATTAAATACATCTCTAAAAGTATTTTTATTATCTTTGGCAGTTGTAGATGATTTATTATCTATACTTATGATAGCTATTTTATACTCATCAAACTTCAATTATTATGCATTAGGAGCTGCATTGTTAATTGTAAGTTTTATAGCGTTATTAAATAAACTTAATAAAAATAATTACTTATTATCATACTTAGTAGGTGGTTTTTTCCTTTGGGGTGCTTTATATTTAAGTGGAATACATGCAACTATTTCTGGTGTAATTCTAGCTATGATAATTCCTATGAAATCAAATTCACATAATAAAACCATTATGGCTTCTGATAAAGTAGAACACTACTTTACTCCAATTTGTAATTTAATAATACTACCATTATTCGCATTTTCAAATACAGGTATAGACTTAAATATTAGCTTTGACATAGCAAATGCAAGTAACTTAATAAGTGGTATAGTTTTAGGTCTTGTCATAGGAAAGCCTTTAGGAATTATGATATTTACATATTTAGCAACAAAGCTTAATATTGCAGAAAAACCAAAAGGTACTAGGTGGTCCTCTATATTCTTAGTTTCTTTAATAGCAGGTATAGGGTTTACAATGTCTATATTCGTAACAGAAATAGCATTTGAAGGAAATTTACAAGTAATAAATTTAGCAAAAGCATCTATACTATTAGCCTCAATAATATCATGTACTTTGGCTTATGTGTGTATAGAAATAATGCCAAGTTTAACAGGATTTTATTCTAAATTAGCATCTAAAAACTTTATATTAAATAAATAA
- the yqeB gene encoding selenium-dependent molybdenum cofactor biosynthesis protein YqeB — protein MLNNLVIVRGAGDIATGIIHKLNRCGFNVLALEVESPLSIRRKVCFSEAIYNKEVCIEGVFARFIENEYELIESFKLNKVCVAIDPKGNLIDKLKPKVVIDSILAKKNLGTSIDMAPITIGVGPGFAAGFDVDFVIETMRGHNLGRVITKGSALKNTGIPGIINGVSKDRVIYSSESGIINNICEIGEIVSKNQVIATINTGNKSIEVLATIDGVLRGIIRNNSMVKENLKIADIDPRIDEVKNCTTISDKARCIAGGVLEAMLMK, from the coding sequence ATGCTTAATAATCTCGTTATAGTTAGAGGTGCTGGAGATATAGCAACCGGTATTATTCATAAATTAAATAGATGCGGATTCAATGTATTAGCTTTAGAAGTAGAATCTCCTTTGTCTATAAGAAGAAAGGTGTGCTTTAGTGAAGCTATATACAATAAAGAAGTGTGCATTGAAGGTGTTTTTGCTAGATTTATAGAAAATGAATATGAGTTAATAGAATCCTTTAAATTGAACAAAGTGTGTGTAGCTATTGATCCTAAAGGGAATTTAATAGATAAACTTAAACCAAAAGTAGTTATTGATTCTATACTTGCAAAAAAAAATTTAGGAACTTCTATTGATATGGCACCTATAACTATAGGTGTTGGCCCTGGTTTCGCAGCAGGATTTGATGTTGATTTTGTAATTGAAACTATGAGAGGTCATAATTTAGGTAGAGTAATTACAAAAGGAAGTGCATTGAAAAATACAGGTATTCCAGGAATAATAAATGGAGTAAGTAAGGATAGAGTTATTTATTCTAGTGAAAGTGGAATTATAAATAATATTTGTGAAATAGGCGAAATAGTAAGTAAAAACCAAGTTATAGCTACTATAAATACGGGTAATAAATCTATAGAAGTATTAGCTACTATTGATGGAGTTTTAAGAGGTATTATTAGAAATAATAGCATGGTTAAAGAAAATTTAAAGATTGCTGATATAGACCCAAGAATAGATGAAGTAAAAAACTGTACAACAATATCTGATAAAGCAAGATGCATAGCTGGAGGAGTGTTAGAAGCTATGCTAATGAAATGA